The following are from one region of the Marinomonas sp. CT5 genome:
- a CDS encoding MFS transporter, whose protein sequence is MNESIETNSLASEQAPTITSWLTLLLACACGLIAANIYYAQPLIGPISSQLELSEHAAGLIVTLTQLGYGLGLLLVVPLGDLFENKRLAISILGIGAVGLLVSGLSGSVGPFLVASFLVGLGSVTVQILVPYAAHLSPEAIRGRVVGNVMSGLMLGIMLARPVSSLITYFESWRAVFFMSCILMFVLAIVLSFVLPARPVKAQLKYSQMLKSMVELVKNTPMLRRRALYHGCMFGVFSLFWTTTPLLLAGPEFGLSQKGIALFALAGVAGAVAAPIAGRIADRGWIKLATGAAMILAIIAFAITFIAPLGSSLSLAIFVVAGIVLDFAVSANLVLGQRVIFALAPEVRGRLNGLYMTTFFCFGAIGSALGGWLFASYGWFSVSITGVICVFSALVYFLFEPSN, encoded by the coding sequence ATGAATGAATCTATAGAAACAAACTCACTAGCCAGTGAGCAGGCACCTACAATTACAAGCTGGCTTACTCTGTTATTAGCATGTGCGTGTGGCTTGATTGCAGCCAATATTTATTATGCGCAGCCGCTAATAGGCCCAATTAGCTCTCAATTGGAGCTTTCTGAGCATGCAGCTGGTTTGATTGTAACTCTTACCCAGCTTGGCTACGGACTTGGTTTGCTTCTAGTCGTTCCTTTAGGAGATCTATTTGAAAATAAACGTTTGGCAATATCTATTTTAGGTATTGGAGCTGTCGGCTTGCTGGTATCTGGCTTATCTGGTTCTGTTGGTCCGTTCTTGGTCGCGTCTTTTTTAGTAGGTTTAGGGTCAGTGACAGTACAAATTTTAGTTCCTTATGCTGCACATTTATCCCCTGAAGCGATACGTGGGCGTGTTGTTGGTAATGTTATGAGCGGGCTGATGTTGGGAATTATGTTGGCTAGACCTGTATCTAGCCTTATAACGTATTTCGAGAGTTGGCGAGCTGTATTTTTTATGTCATGCATTTTAATGTTTGTGTTGGCAATTGTGCTGAGTTTTGTTTTACCGGCAAGGCCTGTTAAAGCTCAGTTAAAATACTCCCAGATGTTGAAGTCTATGGTGGAGCTTGTGAAAAATACACCAATGCTACGTCGTAGAGCGCTTTATCATGGTTGTATGTTTGGGGTATTTAGTTTGTTTTGGACAACAACACCATTGTTATTAGCTGGACCAGAGTTTGGCTTGAGCCAAAAAGGGATAGCTCTATTCGCCTTGGCTGGTGTTGCAGGGGCTGTTGCAGCTCCTATTGCAGGCCGAATTGCAGATCGAGGATGGATTAAACTCGCGACTGGGGCTGCAATGATTTTGGCAATAATAGCTTTTGCGATTACTTTTATTGCCCCACTTGGTTCGAGTCTTTCATTAGCCATATTTGTTGTCGCAGGAATTGTACTGGACTTCGCAGTATCTGCTAATTTAGTACTTGGACAGCGAGTGATTTTTGCATTGGCTCCTGAGGTTCGAGGTCGCCTAAATGGATTATATATGACGACTTTCTTTTGCTTTGGGGCCATCGGTTCAGCCCTTGGTGGATGGTTGTTTGCTAGCTATGGTTGGTTTTCGGTCTCGATCACAGGAGTAATTTGTGTTTTCAGTGCTTTAGTGTACTTTCTATTTGAGCCCTCAAATTAA
- a CDS encoding peptidase M42 → MPSDDFIDLLKLLIRAPSVVGAEHSFFRVLQRELEERGAKVTWYEGLLVAQGSDPFSTMFSAHIDRHGLVCTGPNEFQYAAFVSANRTDLLNNSVSEELMTKVTERFNHEEIYAYEPWSGVYRGKGTIKSSYVCEFRNNLIFETEGLEGVVAGTPIAFKDQLRIVNNRLEGQLDNVISAAALVNLFDQGFKGTAFFTAQEEAGKSWRYLLEWFRRFGGSTNRLFVVDTSPFPNIDAANEQLLILREKDANATFNKDSTKLLEELCEKNNVRYLYKNRYVENENSKRAEQGLPPSSLGSTELGRIIAASNGLVDGTTIQIPTIGYHTMHESVAVESVDAFLDILKVVSNI, encoded by the coding sequence ATGCCAAGTGATGACTTTATCGATCTGCTCAAACTGCTTATTCGCGCGCCTAGCGTAGTAGGAGCAGAACATTCATTTTTCCGTGTATTACAGCGTGAATTAGAAGAAAGAGGAGCAAAAGTTACTTGGTACGAAGGTTTGCTGGTAGCTCAAGGTAGCGATCCATTTAGCACCATGTTTTCAGCTCATATTGATCGTCACGGATTAGTCTGCACTGGTCCAAATGAATTTCAATACGCGGCCTTTGTTTCGGCAAACCGTACGGACTTATTGAACAATTCGGTTTCGGAAGAATTGATGACCAAGGTAACCGAGCGATTCAACCATGAGGAGATCTACGCTTACGAGCCTTGGTCTGGCGTCTACCGTGGCAAAGGAACCATTAAAAGCTCTTACGTTTGTGAATTTCGTAATAACTTAATTTTCGAAACCGAAGGTTTAGAAGGCGTTGTGGCTGGAACTCCCATTGCCTTTAAAGACCAATTACGTATCGTCAATAACCGCTTAGAAGGGCAATTGGATAATGTCATTTCAGCCGCGGCATTGGTTAATCTTTTTGATCAGGGCTTCAAAGGCACTGCTTTTTTTACCGCCCAAGAAGAGGCCGGAAAAAGTTGGCGTTATTTGCTTGAATGGTTCCGTCGCTTTGGTGGCTCGACCAACCGCCTATTTGTGGTCGACACCAGCCCATTTCCAAATATTGATGCCGCTAATGAACAACTTCTAATACTTAGAGAAAAAGACGCGAACGCGACTTTCAACAAAGACAGTACTAAGCTTCTGGAAGAACTGTGCGAGAAAAACAACGTCCGTTATTTATACAAGAATCGTTATGTAGAGAACGAAAATTCAAAACGTGCTGAGCAAGGTTTGCCACCTAGCTCGCTAGGTAGTACCGAGCTAGGTCGCATTATCGCCGCATCAAATGGCTTAGTAGATGGCACAACGATTCAAATCCCAACCATTGGTTACCATACAATGCATGAATCTGTTGCTGTGGAATCTGTGGATGCGTTTCTTGATATATTAAAAGTCGTCTCAAATATCTAA
- a CDS encoding TetR/AcrR family transcriptional regulator — translation MINSTIKHCSKAGERGRPREFDIDTALDRAILYFREHGYNGVSISDLSKALQLSAGSIYKAFFSKHALFSAALDRYMMLRGQRISEIIGSNSSGREKLRSLLVFYAESSHASEGKYGCLVVLSAVELSCTDESIASKVTAALNGNESRLVRIIQEGQVDGSIVQTIDPEVTAKLMLALVQGMRVLGKIGQEREAMMAVINTAMKILD, via the coding sequence ATGATTAATTCAACGATAAAGCATTGCAGCAAGGCTGGCGAGCGTGGTCGCCCAAGAGAATTTGATATTGATACGGCTTTAGATCGTGCAATACTGTATTTCAGAGAGCATGGTTACAACGGCGTATCAATTTCAGATCTTTCAAAGGCCTTACAACTGTCGGCTGGTAGTATATACAAAGCGTTCTTTAGTAAGCATGCTTTGTTTTCTGCAGCTTTGGATCGTTACATGATGCTTCGGGGACAAAGAATCTCGGAAATTATTGGAAGTAATTCTTCTGGCCGAGAGAAACTTCGAAGTCTCTTGGTCTTTTATGCAGAATCATCTCATGCTTCTGAAGGAAAGTATGGGTGTTTAGTTGTCCTTAGTGCTGTTGAATTATCATGTACTGATGAATCGATTGCATCTAAGGTGACAGCAGCACTCAATGGTAACGAAAGTCGTCTTGTGAGAATTATCCAGGAAGGTCAGGTTGACGGTTCAATAGTTCAGACGATTGATCCAGAGGTAACAGCCAAACTCATGTTGGCGTTGGTTCAGGGGATGCGTGTCCTTGGAAAAATAGGGCAGGAACGTGAAGCTATGATGGCTGTGATAAATACTGCGATGAAAATACTCGATTAA
- a CDS encoding PAS domain-containing methyl-accepting chemotaxis protein: MLFGNNKLLSRITELEKELASFKETQADLRQEMLYFSMTPEGKILEANTLFIKSVGFELTELVGTNIKDLILGKSLEKDHCKKMLSAIENKKHWHGALQVEEKHGKEVWYRATIQPKKLSDGSVQLEVYAAELTRTISQSREVEDMLAALNRSSAVIEFNLDGIILKANDNFLKEMGYSRDQIIGKHHSMFCDAKETESEEYQQFWQRLRAGEFVSDRFKRIDSRGQDVWLEASYNPINDESGQLYKVVKFATVITEQMNREFAISETSKVAYDVSKKSDQDAIHGKEVIDSTIQTMNELSAQMSEASKGIFELNTQSMTVANLVESIRGIADQTNLLALNAAIEAARAGEQGRGFAVVADEVRQLASRTSTATEEIINVVGDNKKLTEQAVALIEQSMQKAQQALDYSTEAGQAMNNIQTGAKQVVDAVSQFNDNL; encoded by the coding sequence ATGCTATTTGGTAACAACAAACTATTGTCCAGAATTACTGAACTAGAAAAGGAGCTTGCTTCTTTTAAAGAGACACAAGCCGACCTTAGGCAAGAAATGTTGTATTTTTCGATGACTCCAGAGGGAAAAATATTAGAGGCCAATACGCTCTTTATTAAGTCTGTTGGCTTTGAGCTCACAGAGTTAGTGGGAACAAATATCAAAGATCTGATACTCGGCAAGTCATTAGAAAAAGATCATTGCAAGAAAATGTTGTCCGCTATTGAGAACAAAAAACACTGGCATGGGGCTTTGCAAGTTGAAGAGAAACATGGCAAAGAAGTCTGGTACCGAGCGACAATTCAGCCTAAAAAACTCTCTGATGGATCTGTTCAGCTAGAAGTTTACGCCGCGGAGTTAACCAGAACGATTTCTCAGTCTAGAGAGGTCGAAGATATGCTAGCGGCATTGAATCGTTCGTCAGCGGTCATTGAGTTTAATTTGGACGGAATTATCTTAAAGGCTAACGATAATTTTTTGAAAGAGATGGGCTACTCAAGAGATCAAATTATTGGAAAGCATCATAGTATGTTTTGTGATGCAAAAGAGACTGAATCAGAGGAATATCAACAATTTTGGCAGAGATTGCGCGCAGGAGAATTTGTTTCTGATCGATTCAAACGGATTGATAGTCGAGGGCAAGATGTGTGGCTAGAAGCCTCCTATAACCCGATTAATGATGAAAGTGGTCAACTCTATAAAGTCGTGAAGTTTGCTACCGTGATTACTGAACAAATGAATCGTGAGTTTGCTATTTCAGAAACCTCTAAGGTGGCTTATGACGTTTCTAAAAAAAGTGATCAGGATGCGATCCATGGTAAAGAAGTCATCGATTCTACGATTCAAACGATGAATGAGTTGTCCGCCCAAATGAGCGAAGCCAGCAAAGGTATATTTGAGTTAAATACTCAGTCTATGACCGTGGCCAATTTGGTTGAAAGTATCAGAGGGATTGCTGATCAAACGAACTTACTGGCACTTAACGCGGCAATAGAAGCGGCCCGAGCTGGGGAGCAAGGTCGGGGTTTTGCTGTGGTGGCGGATGAGGTTCGTCAGCTTGCTTCCCGTACCAGTACGGCGACAGAAGAAATCATCAATGTGGTGGGGGATAATAAAAAATTGACCGAGCAAGCGGTTGCGCTCATTGAGCAAAGCATGCAGAAAGCTCAGCAAGCATTGGATTATTCTACTGAGGCTGGCCAGGCGATGAATAATATTCAGACTGGTGCAAAACAGGTCGTGGATGCTGTCAGTCAATTTAACGATAATTTGTGA
- a CDS encoding ABC transporter substrate-binding protein, which produces MTANVKTTIKRTSLLISGALFGMLHTGLASASGYPVTVQSCDRQVTFDHAPKAAVSNDVNLTEMMLALGLQDHMAGFTGVSGWKTLDPTLRNGIGELTELSAKYPSKEVLLGADADFYFAGWNYGMRVGGGVTPDTLAPLGIKVYELTESCIHIMDKAKVSMDDLYVDLLNLGRIFGKEEQAQRLVKGYQKDLATFQANLAPLKTAPKVFVYDSGEEQPFTSGRFGMPTALIEAAGGKNIVDDVQKSWTQIGWEAVIDRNPEWIIIVNYSDVTAEQKINFLRSNPAFQNIPAVKHNHFVVLEYVEATPGPRNINAIKRLAEAFRTKS; this is translated from the coding sequence ATGACAGCGAACGTCAAAACAACCATCAAGCGAACCTCATTACTTATCAGCGGCGCATTATTTGGCATGTTACACACAGGTTTAGCCAGCGCCTCTGGCTATCCTGTAACGGTACAAAGCTGCGATCGACAAGTCACCTTTGATCACGCGCCAAAAGCCGCCGTCTCCAATGACGTAAACTTAACCGAAATGATGTTGGCGCTTGGCTTGCAAGATCACATGGCTGGATTTACTGGCGTTTCAGGCTGGAAAACACTGGATCCGACACTGCGCAATGGCATCGGCGAATTAACCGAATTATCCGCTAAATACCCAAGCAAAGAAGTGCTATTAGGGGCCGATGCGGACTTTTACTTTGCTGGCTGGAACTATGGCATGCGCGTCGGTGGCGGCGTGACACCTGATACCTTGGCTCCACTGGGTATCAAGGTCTATGAGTTAACCGAAAGCTGCATCCACATTATGGACAAAGCAAAAGTGTCCATGGATGACCTGTATGTGGATTTACTCAACCTAGGCCGTATCTTTGGCAAAGAAGAACAAGCCCAACGTCTGGTAAAAGGCTATCAAAAAGATCTCGCTACTTTCCAAGCCAATCTAGCGCCACTAAAAACCGCTCCAAAGGTCTTTGTTTACGATTCCGGCGAAGAACAACCCTTCACCTCTGGCCGCTTCGGCATGCCAACCGCATTGATCGAAGCCGCGGGCGGCAAAAACATCGTCGATGACGTGCAAAAAAGCTGGACGCAAATTGGCTGGGAAGCCGTCATAGACCGTAATCCTGAGTGGATCATTATCGTTAATTATAGCGATGTGACGGCTGAACAAAAAATCAATTTCTTACGCAGTAATCCAGCATTCCAAAACATTCCAGCCGTCAAACATAATCACTTTGTGGTATTGGAATACGTCGAAGCCACACCTGGTCCGCGAAATATTAATGCAATCAAACGCTTAGCCGAGGCATTTAGAACCAAGTCATGA
- a CDS encoding iron ABC transporter permease has translation MKLASKKLTIMSRVPLAKLLILLSLMLVLLMGVAIGVGSVSISQSTVWSVIGHKLSITNITPSWSMGRENIIWAVRLPRTLLAAMVGAALAIVGAALQSVTRNPLADPHLLGVSSGAALGAIIALLHTGMILGVVTVPVFAFLGALLAMFLVLAVANFSSAHSAGRLILAGVAVAFVLTALGNLFIFTGDHRSSHTVIFWMLGGLGLAQWGQLWFPLVALVLGSGYLIYNARYLNAMTLGDESASTLGVPVERFRLIVIVVCALLTGAAVAFSGVIGFVGLMVPHIVRLLVGGDYRKVLPLSALVGALFLVAADIASRIIMPPEDMPIGILTGLVGGIAFVFLMRQKRNVSI, from the coding sequence ATGAAGCTAGCCAGCAAAAAGCTCACCATCATGAGCCGCGTCCCCTTAGCCAAATTGCTTATTTTATTAAGCCTAATGTTGGTTTTATTGATGGGGGTCGCGATCGGTGTAGGCTCTGTTTCCATCAGCCAGTCCACCGTGTGGAGTGTAATCGGTCATAAATTATCAATCACTAATATTACCCCCAGTTGGTCGATGGGACGCGAGAACATTATCTGGGCTGTCCGCCTACCACGCACTTTGCTTGCCGCCATGGTGGGCGCCGCTTTAGCGATTGTGGGTGCCGCGCTGCAATCTGTCACCCGCAACCCTTTGGCCGACCCACATTTACTCGGTGTATCCTCTGGTGCCGCGTTAGGGGCGATTATTGCTTTGCTCCACACCGGCATGATTTTAGGCGTGGTAACCGTTCCCGTATTTGCCTTTCTTGGTGCCTTGTTAGCCATGTTTCTCGTCTTGGCGGTAGCCAACTTTTCCTCCGCTCACAGTGCAGGACGCTTGATTCTAGCGGGTGTCGCCGTGGCCTTTGTGCTGACCGCCTTAGGCAACCTTTTCATTTTTACAGGGGATCACCGCTCTTCTCATACGGTGATTTTTTGGATGCTTGGTGGTTTGGGATTGGCTCAATGGGGACAACTCTGGTTTCCATTGGTGGCACTGGTGCTTGGCTCCGGCTATCTGATTTACAACGCCCGTTATTTGAATGCCATGACACTGGGTGATGAAAGCGCCAGCACCTTAGGCGTTCCAGTCGAACGCTTCCGCCTGATCGTCATTGTGGTCTGCGCCCTACTGACTGGCGCGGCGGTGGCTTTTTCTGGTGTCATCGGCTTTGTCGGACTGATGGTGCCACACATTGTCCGTCTATTAGTGGGTGGCGATTATCGCAAAGTCTTACCTTTATCGGCATTAGTCGGTGCCTTGTTTCTGGTCGCAGCCGACATCGCCTCCAGAATCATCATGCCTCCCGAAGACATGCCAATCGGCATACTTACCGGCCTAGTCGGCGGCATCGCCTTCGTCTTTCTAATGCGCCAAAAGCGGAACGTCTCGATATAA
- a CDS encoding ABC transporter ATP-binding protein yields the protein MINSSSNPDNTTQEGDSFYAFFSGCQPAGIELKEVAWSPYRDKTLLKPISVTVQPGEFLTIVGPNGSGKTSLLRCLYRTNKPTNGAILLDGKNLWSLSPRQCAQRIATVLQDTSGEFGLSVFEMVEIGLTPKSLVWGRSQEDSQIVYSALTLLDVAHLADRSFDSLSGGERQRVMIARALAQRPDVLILDEPTNHLDIRHQLDVLALLAKLPCTLIVSLHDLALASAYADRVLVMNEGEMQACAPPNEVFTKQRIKHVFDVETIIDEHPITQRPRFSFYIND from the coding sequence TTGATAAATTCCTCTTCCAACCCAGATAACACAACCCAAGAAGGCGATTCTTTTTACGCGTTTTTTTCTGGCTGCCAACCCGCCGGTATAGAGCTCAAAGAAGTTGCTTGGTCACCTTATCGAGACAAGACGTTACTCAAACCCATTTCCGTTACCGTTCAGCCCGGTGAATTCCTGACCATTGTCGGGCCAAATGGCTCTGGAAAAACCAGTTTATTACGCTGCTTATATCGCACCAATAAACCAACCAATGGCGCTATCTTGCTAGACGGTAAAAACCTATGGTCATTGTCACCACGCCAATGCGCCCAGCGTATCGCAACGGTTTTGCAAGATACGAGTGGCGAATTTGGCTTAAGCGTCTTCGAAATGGTTGAAATTGGATTGACGCCTAAATCCTTGGTTTGGGGCCGCTCTCAAGAAGATTCACAAATTGTTTATAGCGCACTGACTTTGCTGGATGTGGCGCATTTAGCCGACCGCTCTTTCGATTCACTATCAGGTGGAGAGCGCCAGCGGGTGATGATTGCCCGCGCGCTCGCACAGCGTCCCGATGTACTGATTCTAGATGAGCCAACGAATCATTTAGACATTCGCCACCAGCTCGATGTTTTGGCTCTGTTGGCAAAACTGCCTTGCACCTTAATCGTTTCTTTGCACGATTTAGCCCTCGCCTCGGCTTACGCTGACCGAGTGTTAGTGATGAATGAGGGTGAAATGCAAGCCTGTGCACCGCCAAATGAGGTTTTTACTAAGCAGCGGATAAAACACGTGTTTGATGTAGAAACCATTATTGATGAACACCCCATCACACAACGACCAAGATTCTCTTTTTATATTAATGATTAA
- the leuA gene encoding 2-isopropylmalate synthase: protein MLTQPSIKYQPAKIIDFPARTWPSKQLKAPPRWCSTDLRDGNQALANPMDHTKKMAFFKHLIECGFKEIEVAFPAASQTDFDFVRLLIEGKHIPDDVTIQVMTQSRVDLIERTIQSLVGAKKAIVHIYNATAPVFREIVFCQDKPATLELAVQGVKHIRQLCEQYPETEWTLQYSPETFCFTEPDFALEVCEAAAKTWQPSLERPMILNLPTTVEVNTPNVFADQIEHFITSFSSLENITISVHPHNDRGTGVATAEMAILAGAQRVEGCLFGNGERTGNVDLVTLAMNLYSQGVHPNLDFSDMRRTVELVEECNELPVHPRHPYAGSLAFTAFSGSHQDAIKKGFAAQKSTSSMIWQIPYLPLDPKDIGCTYEEVIRVNSQSGKSGAAWLLQENHGLFLPRKLQIDFSKRVKNYTDKTGNEMPLADVWRLFRDSYKLNSDDKGQMTLLDYRSHSSNGLQEIRATLRYQEKTWQLTGEGKGLLSAMLDALRKRFNWQINISDFHEHTLGQQTKSKAVSYVQIESHQTISSFGVAIDEDSTKASLQALINACHSLYKEA, encoded by the coding sequence ATGCTAACCCAACCCTCAATAAAATATCAGCCAGCTAAAATTATCGATTTTCCTGCCCGCACTTGGCCGTCAAAGCAGTTGAAAGCTCCGCCTCGTTGGTGCTCAACTGACTTACGTGACGGCAATCAAGCGCTTGCAAATCCTATGGATCACACGAAGAAAATGGCTTTCTTTAAGCATTTAATTGAGTGTGGTTTTAAAGAAATTGAAGTCGCTTTTCCTGCTGCGTCACAAACGGACTTTGATTTTGTTCGCTTGCTTATCGAAGGTAAGCATATTCCTGATGATGTGACGATTCAGGTGATGACACAATCTCGTGTGGATTTAATTGAACGCACCATACAGTCTCTCGTTGGCGCTAAAAAAGCCATAGTGCATATTTACAACGCCACTGCGCCGGTATTTCGGGAAATTGTTTTTTGCCAAGACAAACCAGCAACCCTTGAATTAGCCGTTCAAGGCGTTAAACACATTCGCCAATTATGTGAACAATATCCAGAGACAGAATGGACGCTTCAATATTCGCCAGAAACCTTTTGCTTTACCGAACCTGACTTTGCCTTAGAGGTCTGTGAAGCAGCGGCAAAAACATGGCAGCCGAGTCTAGAACGTCCGATGATTTTGAATTTGCCAACGACAGTGGAAGTGAACACCCCCAATGTATTTGCTGATCAGATTGAGCACTTTATAACGTCTTTTTCTTCCTTAGAGAACATAACCATCAGTGTTCATCCTCACAATGACAGAGGGACTGGCGTTGCCACAGCGGAAATGGCAATACTCGCTGGCGCGCAGAGAGTGGAAGGTTGCCTCTTTGGTAATGGGGAACGGACAGGAAATGTCGATCTCGTTACCTTGGCAATGAATCTTTATAGCCAAGGCGTTCATCCTAACTTGGATTTTTCAGACATGCGCCGCACGGTAGAGTTGGTCGAAGAATGCAATGAGCTTCCTGTTCATCCTCGACATCCTTATGCTGGCTCATTGGCTTTTACCGCGTTTTCAGGCTCACACCAAGATGCGATCAAAAAAGGCTTTGCCGCACAAAAATCAACGTCGTCGATGATTTGGCAAATTCCTTATTTACCATTAGACCCGAAAGATATTGGCTGTACTTATGAAGAGGTCATTCGAGTAAATAGCCAGTCTGGAAAAAGTGGAGCCGCTTGGTTGTTACAGGAAAATCACGGACTGTTTTTACCACGTAAATTACAAATAGATTTTAGCAAGAGAGTCAAAAATTACACCGATAAAACAGGAAATGAGATGCCTCTAGCCGATGTTTGGCGTTTATTTAGAGACTCCTACAAATTGAATTCAGATGATAAAGGCCAAATGACATTACTGGATTATCGCAGCCATAGCTCAAACGGATTACAAGAGATTCGCGCTACATTACGCTATCAGGAAAAAACATGGCAACTGACTGGCGAAGGTAAAGGATTGTTATCAGCCATGCTTGACGCGTTAAGAAAACGTTTTAACTGGCAGATAAACATCAGTGACTTTCATGAACACACCTTAGGACAACAGACAAAAAGCAAAGCGGTCAGCTATGTTCAAATTGAATCTCATCAAACTATCTCAAGCTTTGGGGTAGCCATTGATGAAGACTCGACTAAAGCATCGCTACAAGCCTTAATCAACGCTTGCCATTCTTTATACAAAGAAGCATAG
- a CDS encoding PA0069 family radical SAM protein — MSASFTNNSDQNGEPSPFNHPIKGRGTTNKMAGRFAITLVEVDENDEAIALLETSSPKTEVRYERAKSIISRNSSPDIPFRLSVNPYKGCEHGCVYCFARPTHAYLDLSPGLDFETKLVAKTNAPFLLEEELAHPKYRCEPIALGINTDAYQPIEKQLKITRQLLTIALAHNQPISLITKSTLILRDIDLLTQMAEKKLIHVAISVTTLNNDLKRILEPRTASGKTRLQVIKTLREAGIPVSVLAAPVIPFINDNELEEIVAASAEVGAQSVNYIMLRLPHEVAPLFADWLQQHYPDRAEHVLQRIMDMRGGKLYDSRFGKRMTGEGIFADLINQRFNVARRKHGLDNHRLSYLDCRHFSVPPKEGDQMALF; from the coding sequence ATGTCGGCTTCTTTTACCAATAACAGCGATCAAAACGGTGAGCCATCTCCTTTCAATCATCCCATCAAGGGACGTGGTACCACCAATAAGATGGCGGGGCGCTTTGCTATTACGTTGGTTGAAGTAGATGAAAACGACGAAGCCATTGCCTTGCTGGAAACGTCGTCCCCTAAGACAGAGGTTCGCTACGAACGCGCCAAAAGCATCATCAGCCGCAATTCCTCCCCTGACATTCCTTTTCGCCTGTCTGTGAATCCCTATAAAGGCTGTGAGCATGGCTGTGTCTATTGTTTTGCTCGACCCACTCATGCCTATTTGGATTTATCACCAGGGTTGGATTTTGAAACCAAGCTGGTTGCTAAAACGAACGCTCCGTTTTTATTGGAAGAAGAGTTGGCGCATCCTAAATACCGCTGTGAACCCATTGCATTAGGCATCAATACCGATGCTTATCAACCCATTGAAAAACAACTCAAGATCACTCGGCAATTATTAACAATCGCTTTGGCACACAACCAGCCTATTTCGCTGATTACCAAAAGCACGCTGATACTCAGAGACATTGATCTGCTCACTCAAATGGCAGAAAAAAAGCTGATTCATGTAGCGATCAGTGTGACCACACTCAATAACGATTTAAAGCGTATTTTGGAGCCCAGAACCGCATCGGGAAAAACACGTTTACAGGTGATTAAAACCTTACGAGAAGCAGGCATTCCGGTGTCGGTTTTGGCCGCACCAGTGATTCCTTTTATTAATGACAATGAGCTTGAAGAGATCGTTGCTGCCAGTGCGGAAGTTGGCGCACAATCCGTCAATTACATCATGTTGCGTTTGCCTCACGAGGTGGCACCGTTGTTTGCCGATTGGTTACAACAGCATTACCCAGATCGAGCAGAGCATGTTTTGCAGCGTATTATGGATATGCGCGGTGGCAAACTCTACGACAGTCGATTTGGCAAGCGTATGACGGGGGAAGGCATCTTCGCGGACTTAATCAATCAACGCTTTAACGTCGCACGACGCAAACATGGGCTAGATAATCATCGCTTGAGCTATTTGGATTGTCGCCACTTTTCGGTTCCACCAAAAGAAGGTGATCAGATGGCATTGTTTTAG
- a CDS encoding helix-turn-helix transcriptional regulator, producing MLFQNHHLPNRVVAYAQDYEHGKFEPYHAHNCAQMIHTLTGVIRVETRLGSWVIPPNRGMWIPAGVEHSLSMTGLVKVRTLFIDPLARADLPHDCSVIDVSMLLKALIIEALELPDEIVSGGRDERIVELILDELRSLSNVSFYVPLPSSDALVSLCEHISRRIAHDWTNADGAHILGISERSVTRKFQQEMSLTFAEWLRRKRLLLALEYLASGKSVLDTAILIGYDSPSAFSAMFKSRVGVSPTDYLLQSQ from the coding sequence TTGTTGTTTCAAAACCATCATTTACCAAATCGTGTCGTGGCTTACGCGCAAGACTATGAACACGGTAAATTCGAACCTTATCATGCTCATAACTGCGCTCAGATGATTCACACGCTAACTGGTGTGATACGTGTGGAGACTCGTTTGGGTAGTTGGGTGATTCCTCCAAACCGAGGGATGTGGATTCCAGCCGGAGTGGAGCACAGTCTTTCTATGACTGGTTTGGTCAAAGTCAGAACCTTGTTTATTGATCCTCTCGCGCGGGCTGATCTGCCTCATGATTGCTCTGTCATTGATGTCTCTATGCTGTTAAAAGCACTGATTATTGAAGCGTTAGAACTTCCTGATGAAATTGTGTCAGGGGGTCGTGATGAGCGAATTGTTGAGCTGATTTTGGACGAATTAAGGAGTTTATCGAACGTGTCTTTTTATGTCCCATTGCCGAGTTCCGATGCTTTGGTTTCTTTGTGTGAGCACATAAGTCGACGTATTGCTCATGATTGGACAAATGCCGATGGTGCTCATATTTTAGGGATCAGTGAGCGCTCTGTTACTCGAAAGTTCCAGCAAGAAATGTCGTTAACATTTGCTGAATGGTTGCGGCGGAAGCGTTTATTATTGGCTTTGGAGTATCTTGCTAGCGGCAAAAGTGTCTTAGATACTGCGATTCTGATTGGTTACGATAGTCCTAGTGCTTTTAGTGCGATGTTTAAAAGTCGAGTCGGCGTATCACCGACTGACTATTTACTGCAATCACAATAG